The Lepisosteus oculatus isolate fLepOcu1 chromosome 4, fLepOcu1.hap2, whole genome shotgun sequence genome window below encodes:
- the usp19 gene encoding ubiquitin carboxyl-terminal hydrolase 19 isoform X3 — protein MASTTEAAGCRRPSRGPEDSTSKKKQKDKANQESKEAKRASSLETKKELSCSQESLDETNFDDVFYDWKQNANEVIVKLKPGEGVMKVEDVDAGFSDTACQVKFPDGRLWSCHLHAEIESSCSKVQYKEKGSFLQLVMQKKIPFNAWPSLMRSKKNKDPVQIQTESGKQLPPKVEKLDAEMGKAPVESMEQKRAKVERGLKRAIKAKPSEKSDLGAKMPEAAKPTEKTEPPAEPSAKRTFCTIKTAKDPGLSSGRDSPAKGSEKSQTETSLEAACPLSCNGRSRHKRSDRGPPAALLQERRADSQHMGKSQAVVLEERRGQSVVTEIGSDVLGPPSGGTLNPPTVPCSSGDSEKSDSLDGTVEPAVQVDRETAMIPEVEKRVPELGMVGLGHVGAGEPASIALTEEAGASGTSTEEKRDRCKEETLENQAEVLEPMVNLTFVKNDSYEKGNDFMVVNVYLKGIHRETVKVLFREQDFTLIFQTSDPSFLRLQPGCGPNTVFKWQVKLRNLIHPDQCTYAFTPSRIDITLKKRHSQRWGGLEAPATQGAVGGAKVAVPTGPASLDKSQPGSSQHALPSKEEPRTAEKDKARAEDSALDTVGARTVPEHVPIKQEPLVTSPKPTCMVPPMTHASAGSEHTAEEEEKKVCLPGFTGLVNLGNTCFMNSVIQSLSNTRELRDYFHDRAFETEINCSNPLGTGGRLAIGFAVLLRALWKGTHHAFQPSKLKAIVASKASQFTGYAQHDAQEFMAFLLDGLHEDLNRIQNKPYTETVDSDGRQDEVVAEEAWQRHKMRNDSFIVDLFQGQYKSKLVCPVCSKVSITFDPFLYLPVPLPQKQKVLTVFYFGKEPHKKPVKFLVSVSKENSSTAEVLESISRSVRVKPENLRLAEVIKSRFHRIFLPSHSLDAVSPSDTLFCFEVLSKELAKEKVLVLQVQQRPLVPSIPIAKCAACQKPPQSQEEKVKRCTRCYRVGYCNQICQKNHWPDHKTQCRPNMENIGYPFLISVPESRLTFSRLTQLLEGYSRYSVSVFQPPFQTGRMSPEVSQCRADLPPETLDSSCQESVLAQEAEKEGPSLSSEPHTNSEQPPGNSVEEPDSMTSLTTESGFSAPVPETQDSVLEKETSCEKTVKPEAAVTGYQQPPELQAHSASQFYISLIDSANKEQRLEDKGDALLEIAEDCSLVLVWKNNERQKEYVLIKSKELEFVEDPGSASEAARAGHFTLEQCLNLFTKPEVLAPEEAWYCPKCKQHREASKQLMLWRLPNVLIIQLKRFSFRSFIWRDKINDMVDFPVRSLDLSKFCIGQKDDSQPPIYDLYAVINHYGGMIGGHYTAYARLPNDKNSQRSDVGWRLFDDSTVTTVEESQVVTRYAYVLFYRRRNSPVERPTRLPSPQESPATAGASASQASLIWHELEEEEEGQEDSIASTGGRLRGREEARRGWGELDELSDYSDENFVKYFVLGTLAAVLALVLNVVYPLISKSHWS, from the exons ATGTGTTCTATGACTGGAAGCAGAATGCCAATGAGGTCATTGTGAAGCTGAAGCCAGGAGAGGGAGTTATGAAGGTGGAGGATGTGGATGCAGGGTTCTCTGATACAGCCTGTCAGGTCAAGTTCCcag ATGGACGCCTGTGGAGCTGTCATCTCCATGCTGAGATTGAGAGTTCATGTAGTAAGGTGCAGTACAAGGAGAAAGGCAGCTTCCTGCAGTTAGTCATGCAGAAGAAGATCCCTTTCAATGCCTGGCCGTCTCTGATG cgGAGCAAGAAGAATAAAGATCCAGTTCAGATCCAGACAGAGAGTGGTAAACAGCTTCCCCCAAAGGTAGAGAAACTGGATGCGGAAATGGGAAAGGCTCCTGTGGAGTCAATGGAACAGAAACGTGCAAAAGTAGAGCGGGGATTGAAACGTGCAATAAAGGCAAAACCTTCCGAAAAGAGCGATCTGGGGGCAAAGATGCCAGAGGCAGCAAAGCCCACCGAGAAGACGGAGCCACCGGCTGAACCCAGTGCTAAACGGACATTCTGCACCATAAAAACTGCTAAAGACCCGGGGCTTAGTTCTGGAAGGGACTCCCCTGCCAAGGGATCTGAAAAATCCCAAACTGAGACCAGCTTGGAAGCTGCGTGTCCCCTTAGCTGCAATGGCAGGAGCAGGCACAAAAGGAGTGACCGGGGACCTCCGGCAGCTCTGCTGCAGGAGAGGAGGGCAGACAGCCAGCACATGGGGAAGTCTCAG GCGGTGGTGCTAGAAGAAAGGAGAGGCCAGTCTGTGGTCACTGAAATCGGCTCGGACGTTCTGGGGCCTCCTTCAGGTGGAACTCTAAATCCTCCCACAGTACCCTGCTCCAGTGGGGACAGTGAGAAGTCAGATTCCTTGGACGGGACTGTTGAGCCAGCAGTGCAAGTGGACAGAGAGACAGCCATGATCCCCGAGGTAGAGAAAAGGGTCCCTGAGTTAGGAATGGTTGGGCTTGGTCATGTGGGCGCTGGGGAGCCTGCCTCAATCGCCTTGACTGAGGAGGCAGGTGCCTCTGGAACGAGCACTGAGGAAAAGAGAGACAGGTGCAAGGAGGAGACCTTGGAAAACCAGGCAGAAG TCTTGGAGCCCATGGTGAATCTGACATTTGTGAAGAATGACTCGTATGAGAAAGGGAATGACTTCATGGTAGTTAATGTCTACCTGAAAGGGATCCATAGGGAAACAGTGAAGGTACTTTTCCGGGAGCAGGATTTCACTCTCATCTTCCAGACAAG tgACCCAAGTTTTTTGCGGCTACAACCGGGCTGTGGACCAAACACTGTCTTTAAGTGGCAGGTAAAACTCAG GAATCTTATCCACCCCGACCAGTGCACTTATGCTTTCACCCCATCCCGGATTGACATTACCCTGAAGAAGAGACACAGTCAACGCTGGGGAGGCCTGGAGGCACCTGCAACACAAG GTGCAGTGGGTGGTGCCAAGGTTGCTGTGCCCACTGGGCCTGCCTCACTTGATAAGAGCCAGCCAGGGAGTAGCCAGCACGCGCTGCCAAGCAAAGAAGAGCCCAGGACTGCAGAGAAGGATAAAGCCCGTGCAGAGGACAGTGCCTTGGATACTGTAGGAGCCCGAACTGTACCTGAACATGTTCCCATAAAGCAAGAGCCCCTGGTTACTTCA CCCAAACCAACCTGCATGGTGCCACCAATGACTCATGCATCTGCTGGCAGTGAGCACACCgctgaggaagaggagaagaAGGTTTGTCTGCCTGGTTTCACAGGACTGGTCAACCTGGGCAACACCTGCTTCATGAACAGTGTCATCCAGTCCCTCTCCAACACCAGAGAGCTACGGGACTACTTTCATG ACCGAGCTTTTGAGACAGAAATAAACTGCAGCAACCCCCTAGGGACTGGAGGACGTCTCGCAATAGGGTTTGCGGTGCTACTGCGAGCATTATGGAAAGGGACCCACCATGCGTTCCAGCCCTCCAAACTCAAG GCGATTGTGGCAAGTAAGGCCAGCCAGTTCACAGGATACGCACAGCATGATGCGCAGGAGTTCATGGCGTTCTTATTGGATGGCCTCCATGAAGACCTGAACAGGATCCAGAACAAACCCTACACTGAGACTGTGGATTCAGATGGGAGGCAGGATGAG GTTGTGGCAGAGGAGGCTTGGCAGCGACACAAGATGAGGAATGATTCCTTCATTGTGGACCTTTTCCAGGGACAGTACAAATCCAAACTGGTCTGCCCTGTCTGCTCAAAG GTTTCTATAACTTTTGACCCCTTCCTGTACCTCCCAGTTCCATTGCCTCAAAAACAGAAGGTCctcactgttttttattttgggaaGGAACCTCATAAAAAGCCTGTTAAG tttctTGTGAGTGTTAGTAAGGAGAATTCCAGCACAGCTGAAGTTCTGGAGTCCATTTCCAGAAGTGTGCGCGTCAAACCTGAGAACCTGCGGCTGGCTGAG GTCATCAAGAGCCGATTTCACAGAATCTTCCTGCCCTCGCACTCTCTAGATGCTGTGTCCCCTTCAGACACACTCTTTTGCTTTGAGGTGCTGTCTAAGGAGCTGGCTAAGGAGAAAGTGCTTGTTTTGCAGGTCCAGCAG AGACCGCTTGTCCCCAGTATCCCTATCGCTAAGTGCGCTGCCTGCCAGAAGCCTCCCCAGTCTCAGGAAGAGAAGGTGAAGCGCTGCACTCGCTGCTACCGGGTGGGGTACTGCAACCA AATTTGTCAGAAGAATCACTGGCCTGATCACAAAACTCAGTGCCGGCCCAACATGGAGAACATCGGCTACCCCTTCTTGATCAGTGTCCCAGAATCCCGGCTCACGTTTAGCCGGCTAACACAGCTGCTAGAGGGATACTCCAG GTACTCTGTCAGCGTGTTCCAGCCCCCCTTCCAGACAGGCAGAATGTCCCCAGAGGTCAGCCAGTGCCGAGCAGATTTGCCTCCTGAGACGCTTGACAGCAGCTGTCAGGAAAGTGTCCTAGCTCAAGAGGCAGAAAAAGAGGGGCCCAGCCTGTCCTCTGAGCCCCACACCAACTCCGAGCAGCCCCCGGGGAACTCCGTTGAGGAGCCAGACTCGATGACCTCTTTGACCACTGAGTCGGGTTTCTCCGCGCCCGTACCTGAAACCCAGGATTCTGTCTTGGAGAAGGAGACTTCCTGCGAGAAGACTGTGAAACCTGAGG CTGCAGTGACAGGCTACCAGCAGCCTCCAGAGTTGCAAGCCCACTCGGCATCTCAGTTCTACATCTCCCTCATCGATTCTGCGAACAAGGAGCAGAGGCTGGAGGACAAAG gAGATGCGTTGCTGGAGATTGCAGAGGACTGTTCCCTGGTCCTGGTGTGGAAGAACAATGAGCGACAGAAGGAGTATGTCCTGATCAAGTCCAAGGAGCTAGAGTTTGTGGAGGACCCAGGCTCGGCTAGTGAGGCAGCCAGGGCCGGGCATTTCACCCTGGAGCAGTGCCTCAATCTCTTCACGAAACCAGAGGTGCTGGCGCCCGAAGAGGCCTG gTATTGTCCCAAATGCAAGCAGCACAGAGAGGCGTCCAAGCAGCTGATGCTGTGGCGCCTACCGAACGTGCTCATCATCCAGCTCAAGCGTTTCTCATTCCGCAGCTTCATCTGGAGAGACAAGATCAACGACATGGTGGACTTTCCTGTCAG GAGCCTCGACCTCAGTAAATTCTGTATTGGGCAGAAGGATGACAGTCAGCCTCCCATTTATGATTTGTATGCTGTGATTAATCACTATGGGGGCATGATTGGAGGACATTACACTGCGTATGCCCGGCTGCCCAATGACAAGAACAGTCAGCGCAGTGATGTGG GTTGGCGTCTGTTTGACGACAGCACCGTGACCACTGTGGAGGAGAGTCAAGTGGTGACCCGCTATGCCTACGTACTGTTTTACCGAAGACGAAACTCCCCCGTGGAGAGACCCACTCGGCTGCCCAGCCCCCAGGAATCCCCAGCAACTGCAGGAGCCTCAGCCAGCCAG GCATCTCTAATATGGCATGAgctggaggaggaagaggaagggcaAGAAGACTCCATTGCATCTACAGGTGGAAGGCTGCGAGGAAGAGAGGAGGCCAGGAGGGGCTGGGGGGAGCTGGACGAGCTCTCCGATTACTCAGATGAAAACTTTGTCAAATATTTTGTGCTGGGCACCCTGGCTGCAGTGCTGGCCTTAGTGCTGAACGTGGTTTATCCACTCATCTCTAAGAGTCATTGGAGCTAG
- the usp19 gene encoding ubiquitin carboxyl-terminal hydrolase 19 isoform X2, whose product MASTTEAAGCRRPSRGPEDSTSKKKQKDKANQESKEAKRASSLETKKELSCSQESLDETNFDDVFYDWKQNANEVIVKLKPGEGVMKVEDVDAGFSDTACQVKFPDGRLWSCHLHAEIESSCSKVQYKEKGSFLQLVMQKKIPFNAWPSLMRSKKNKDPVQIQTESGKQLPPKVEKLDAEMGKAPVESMEQKRAKVERGLKRAIKAKPSEKSDLGAKMPEAAKPTEKTEPPAEPSAKRTFCTIKTAKDPGLSSGRDSPAKGSEKSQTETSLEAACPLSCNGRSRHKRSDRGPPAALLQERRADSQHMGKSQAVVLEERRGQSVVTEIGSDVLGPPSGGTLNPPTVPCSSGDSEKSDSLDGTVEPAVQVDRETAMIPEVEKRVPELGMVGLGHVGAGEPASIALTEEAGASGTSTEEKRDRCKEETLENQAEVLEPMVNLTFVKNDSYEKGNDFMVVNVYLKGIHRETVKVLFREQDFTLIFQTSDPSFLRLQPGCGPNTVFKWQVKLRNLIHPDQCTYAFTPSRIDITLKKRHSQRWGGLEAPATQVGGAKVAVPTGPASLDKSQPGSSQHALPSKEEPRTAEKDKARAEDSALDTVGARTVPEHVPIKQEPLVTSVSGVPKPTCMVPPMTHASAGSEHTAEEEEKKVCLPGFTGLVNLGNTCFMNSVIQSLSNTRELRDYFHDRAFETEINCSNPLGTGGRLAIGFAVLLRALWKGTHHAFQPSKLKAIVASKASQFTGYAQHDAQEFMAFLLDGLHEDLNRIQNKPYTETVDSDGRQDEVVAEEAWQRHKMRNDSFIVDLFQGQYKSKLVCPVCSKVSITFDPFLYLPVPLPQKQKVLTVFYFGKEPHKKPVKFLVSVSKENSSTAEVLESISRSVRVKPENLRLAEVIKSRFHRIFLPSHSLDAVSPSDTLFCFEVLSKELAKEKVLVLQVQQRPLVPSIPIAKCAACQKPPQSQEEKVKRCTRCYRVGYCNQICQKNHWPDHKTQCRPNMENIGYPFLISVPESRLTFSRLTQLLEGYSRYSVSVFQPPFQTGRMSPEVSQCRADLPPETLDSSCQESVLAQEAEKEGPSLSSEPHTNSEQPPGNSVEEPDSMTSLTTESGFSAPVPETQDSVLEKETSCEKTVKPEAAVTGYQQPPELQAHSASQFYISLIDSANKEQRLEDKGDALLEIAEDCSLVLVWKNNERQKEYVLIKSKELEFVEDPGSASEAARAGHFTLEQCLNLFTKPEVLAPEEAWYCPKCKQHREASKQLMLWRLPNVLIIQLKRFSFRSFIWRDKINDMVDFPVRSLDLSKFCIGQKDDSQPPIYDLYAVINHYGGMIGGHYTAYARLPNDKNSQRSDVGWRLFDDSTVTTVEESQVVTRYAYVLFYRRRNSPVERPTRLPSPQESPATAGASASQASLIWHELEEEEEGQEDSIASTGGRLRGREEARRGWGELDELSDYSDENFVKYFVLGTLAAVLALVLNVVYPLISKSHWS is encoded by the exons ATGTGTTCTATGACTGGAAGCAGAATGCCAATGAGGTCATTGTGAAGCTGAAGCCAGGAGAGGGAGTTATGAAGGTGGAGGATGTGGATGCAGGGTTCTCTGATACAGCCTGTCAGGTCAAGTTCCcag ATGGACGCCTGTGGAGCTGTCATCTCCATGCTGAGATTGAGAGTTCATGTAGTAAGGTGCAGTACAAGGAGAAAGGCAGCTTCCTGCAGTTAGTCATGCAGAAGAAGATCCCTTTCAATGCCTGGCCGTCTCTGATG cgGAGCAAGAAGAATAAAGATCCAGTTCAGATCCAGACAGAGAGTGGTAAACAGCTTCCCCCAAAGGTAGAGAAACTGGATGCGGAAATGGGAAAGGCTCCTGTGGAGTCAATGGAACAGAAACGTGCAAAAGTAGAGCGGGGATTGAAACGTGCAATAAAGGCAAAACCTTCCGAAAAGAGCGATCTGGGGGCAAAGATGCCAGAGGCAGCAAAGCCCACCGAGAAGACGGAGCCACCGGCTGAACCCAGTGCTAAACGGACATTCTGCACCATAAAAACTGCTAAAGACCCGGGGCTTAGTTCTGGAAGGGACTCCCCTGCCAAGGGATCTGAAAAATCCCAAACTGAGACCAGCTTGGAAGCTGCGTGTCCCCTTAGCTGCAATGGCAGGAGCAGGCACAAAAGGAGTGACCGGGGACCTCCGGCAGCTCTGCTGCAGGAGAGGAGGGCAGACAGCCAGCACATGGGGAAGTCTCAG GCGGTGGTGCTAGAAGAAAGGAGAGGCCAGTCTGTGGTCACTGAAATCGGCTCGGACGTTCTGGGGCCTCCTTCAGGTGGAACTCTAAATCCTCCCACAGTACCCTGCTCCAGTGGGGACAGTGAGAAGTCAGATTCCTTGGACGGGACTGTTGAGCCAGCAGTGCAAGTGGACAGAGAGACAGCCATGATCCCCGAGGTAGAGAAAAGGGTCCCTGAGTTAGGAATGGTTGGGCTTGGTCATGTGGGCGCTGGGGAGCCTGCCTCAATCGCCTTGACTGAGGAGGCAGGTGCCTCTGGAACGAGCACTGAGGAAAAGAGAGACAGGTGCAAGGAGGAGACCTTGGAAAACCAGGCAGAAG TCTTGGAGCCCATGGTGAATCTGACATTTGTGAAGAATGACTCGTATGAGAAAGGGAATGACTTCATGGTAGTTAATGTCTACCTGAAAGGGATCCATAGGGAAACAGTGAAGGTACTTTTCCGGGAGCAGGATTTCACTCTCATCTTCCAGACAAG tgACCCAAGTTTTTTGCGGCTACAACCGGGCTGTGGACCAAACACTGTCTTTAAGTGGCAGGTAAAACTCAG GAATCTTATCCACCCCGACCAGTGCACTTATGCTTTCACCCCATCCCGGATTGACATTACCCTGAAGAAGAGACACAGTCAACGCTGGGGAGGCCTGGAGGCACCTGCAACACAAG TGGGTGGTGCCAAGGTTGCTGTGCCCACTGGGCCTGCCTCACTTGATAAGAGCCAGCCAGGGAGTAGCCAGCACGCGCTGCCAAGCAAAGAAGAGCCCAGGACTGCAGAGAAGGATAAAGCCCGTGCAGAGGACAGTGCCTTGGATACTGTAGGAGCCCGAACTGTACCTGAACATGTTCCCATAAAGCAAGAGCCCCTGGTTACTTCAGTAAGTGGAGTG CCCAAACCAACCTGCATGGTGCCACCAATGACTCATGCATCTGCTGGCAGTGAGCACACCgctgaggaagaggagaagaAGGTTTGTCTGCCTGGTTTCACAGGACTGGTCAACCTGGGCAACACCTGCTTCATGAACAGTGTCATCCAGTCCCTCTCCAACACCAGAGAGCTACGGGACTACTTTCATG ACCGAGCTTTTGAGACAGAAATAAACTGCAGCAACCCCCTAGGGACTGGAGGACGTCTCGCAATAGGGTTTGCGGTGCTACTGCGAGCATTATGGAAAGGGACCCACCATGCGTTCCAGCCCTCCAAACTCAAG GCGATTGTGGCAAGTAAGGCCAGCCAGTTCACAGGATACGCACAGCATGATGCGCAGGAGTTCATGGCGTTCTTATTGGATGGCCTCCATGAAGACCTGAACAGGATCCAGAACAAACCCTACACTGAGACTGTGGATTCAGATGGGAGGCAGGATGAG GTTGTGGCAGAGGAGGCTTGGCAGCGACACAAGATGAGGAATGATTCCTTCATTGTGGACCTTTTCCAGGGACAGTACAAATCCAAACTGGTCTGCCCTGTCTGCTCAAAG GTTTCTATAACTTTTGACCCCTTCCTGTACCTCCCAGTTCCATTGCCTCAAAAACAGAAGGTCctcactgttttttattttgggaaGGAACCTCATAAAAAGCCTGTTAAG tttctTGTGAGTGTTAGTAAGGAGAATTCCAGCACAGCTGAAGTTCTGGAGTCCATTTCCAGAAGTGTGCGCGTCAAACCTGAGAACCTGCGGCTGGCTGAG GTCATCAAGAGCCGATTTCACAGAATCTTCCTGCCCTCGCACTCTCTAGATGCTGTGTCCCCTTCAGACACACTCTTTTGCTTTGAGGTGCTGTCTAAGGAGCTGGCTAAGGAGAAAGTGCTTGTTTTGCAGGTCCAGCAG AGACCGCTTGTCCCCAGTATCCCTATCGCTAAGTGCGCTGCCTGCCAGAAGCCTCCCCAGTCTCAGGAAGAGAAGGTGAAGCGCTGCACTCGCTGCTACCGGGTGGGGTACTGCAACCA AATTTGTCAGAAGAATCACTGGCCTGATCACAAAACTCAGTGCCGGCCCAACATGGAGAACATCGGCTACCCCTTCTTGATCAGTGTCCCAGAATCCCGGCTCACGTTTAGCCGGCTAACACAGCTGCTAGAGGGATACTCCAG GTACTCTGTCAGCGTGTTCCAGCCCCCCTTCCAGACAGGCAGAATGTCCCCAGAGGTCAGCCAGTGCCGAGCAGATTTGCCTCCTGAGACGCTTGACAGCAGCTGTCAGGAAAGTGTCCTAGCTCAAGAGGCAGAAAAAGAGGGGCCCAGCCTGTCCTCTGAGCCCCACACCAACTCCGAGCAGCCCCCGGGGAACTCCGTTGAGGAGCCAGACTCGATGACCTCTTTGACCACTGAGTCGGGTTTCTCCGCGCCCGTACCTGAAACCCAGGATTCTGTCTTGGAGAAGGAGACTTCCTGCGAGAAGACTGTGAAACCTGAGG CTGCAGTGACAGGCTACCAGCAGCCTCCAGAGTTGCAAGCCCACTCGGCATCTCAGTTCTACATCTCCCTCATCGATTCTGCGAACAAGGAGCAGAGGCTGGAGGACAAAG gAGATGCGTTGCTGGAGATTGCAGAGGACTGTTCCCTGGTCCTGGTGTGGAAGAACAATGAGCGACAGAAGGAGTATGTCCTGATCAAGTCCAAGGAGCTAGAGTTTGTGGAGGACCCAGGCTCGGCTAGTGAGGCAGCCAGGGCCGGGCATTTCACCCTGGAGCAGTGCCTCAATCTCTTCACGAAACCAGAGGTGCTGGCGCCCGAAGAGGCCTG gTATTGTCCCAAATGCAAGCAGCACAGAGAGGCGTCCAAGCAGCTGATGCTGTGGCGCCTACCGAACGTGCTCATCATCCAGCTCAAGCGTTTCTCATTCCGCAGCTTCATCTGGAGAGACAAGATCAACGACATGGTGGACTTTCCTGTCAG GAGCCTCGACCTCAGTAAATTCTGTATTGGGCAGAAGGATGACAGTCAGCCTCCCATTTATGATTTGTATGCTGTGATTAATCACTATGGGGGCATGATTGGAGGACATTACACTGCGTATGCCCGGCTGCCCAATGACAAGAACAGTCAGCGCAGTGATGTGG GTTGGCGTCTGTTTGACGACAGCACCGTGACCACTGTGGAGGAGAGTCAAGTGGTGACCCGCTATGCCTACGTACTGTTTTACCGAAGACGAAACTCCCCCGTGGAGAGACCCACTCGGCTGCCCAGCCCCCAGGAATCCCCAGCAACTGCAGGAGCCTCAGCCAGCCAG GCATCTCTAATATGGCATGAgctggaggaggaagaggaagggcaAGAAGACTCCATTGCATCTACAGGTGGAAGGCTGCGAGGAAGAGAGGAGGCCAGGAGGGGCTGGGGGGAGCTGGACGAGCTCTCCGATTACTCAGATGAAAACTTTGTCAAATATTTTGTGCTGGGCACCCTGGCTGCAGTGCTGGCCTTAGTGCTGAACGTGGTTTATCCACTCATCTCTAAGAGTCATTGGAGCTAG